From Enhydrobacter sp., the proteins below share one genomic window:
- a CDS encoding ImmA/IrrE family metallo-endopeptidase: MRLTPAECLLQELGVSGPNDIDLDAIAHYLGVRVRYRPLDGCDARIVGVGNKAIVTVNTRSSPQRKRFSIAHELGHWKHHRGKSLVCRVDDYRPDHRMSTERVADRYAADLLMPQYLFKPATQQINKLTFAAIANLSKDFVTSLTSTAIRVVEADHSPAILVCHGQFGRKWFTRSPSVPERWFPKDALDAESSAMDVLYGRKPDNAHPRKIGADAWFDRREAERYEVLEQSVRPGSAEVLTLISITDGAMLEEEETWGYGRK; encoded by the coding sequence ATGCGGCTTACGCCGGCGGAGTGCTTGCTTCAGGAGCTCGGGGTTTCGGGACCGAACGATATCGATCTCGACGCGATTGCTCACTACTTGGGTGTGCGAGTCAGATACCGGCCACTCGATGGCTGCGACGCTCGTATCGTGGGTGTTGGCAACAAAGCGATCGTCACGGTCAACACTCGCAGTTCTCCGCAACGGAAGCGGTTCTCGATTGCGCACGAACTGGGCCATTGGAAGCACCACCGGGGAAAGTCGCTGGTGTGTCGAGTCGACGATTACCGACCCGATCACCGAATGTCGACCGAGCGTGTTGCCGACCGCTACGCGGCCGATCTGCTGATGCCACAGTATCTGTTCAAGCCTGCCACGCAGCAGATCAACAAGCTCACGTTCGCCGCCATCGCCAATCTCTCGAAGGACTTCGTGACTAGCTTGACATCGACTGCGATCCGCGTTGTGGAAGCAGATCATTCGCCTGCCATTCTGGTCTGTCATGGGCAGTTTGGCCGGAAGTGGTTCACGCGCTCGCCGAGCGTGCCCGAGCGATGGTTTCCAAAGGACGCGCTCGACGCGGAGAGTAGCGCGATGGATGTTCTGTATGGCCGCAAGCCCGACAATGCGCATCCGCGCAAAATTGGCGCCGACGCCTGGTTCGATCGGCGGGAGGCCGAGCGCTACGAGGTGCTCGAGCAATCGGTTCGGCCGGGTTCCGCCGAGGTGCTGACTCTGATCAGCATTACCGATGGGGCGATGTTGGAAGAGGAAGAGACCTGGGGCTACGGCCGTAAGTGA